From one Lactiplantibacillus paraplantarum genomic stretch:
- a CDS encoding universal stress protein: protein MLQQYQNILVPVDGSKATDEVLRRGIEVAKRNKTHLDILNVLEVNQFSDTYGGAVSGDVIYKLSEDVQKRLGELKQQVLDAGVTDVDVHVRFGNPKTVIAREFPADHHNELIMIGSTGLSAVERLMVGSVTTYVSRNAICDVLIVKPAAKKED, encoded by the coding sequence ATGTTACAACAATATCAAAATATCTTGGTACCAGTTGATGGCTCCAAGGCCACCGATGAAGTTCTTCGTCGGGGCATCGAAGTCGCTAAGCGTAACAAGACACATCTCGACATTTTAAACGTGTTGGAAGTTAACCAATTCAGTGACACGTATGGCGGCGCGGTCAGTGGTGACGTGATCTACAAGTTATCAGAAGATGTTCAAAAACGTTTAGGTGAACTCAAGCAACAAGTCCTTGACGCTGGCGTCACCGATGTCGATGTTCACGTTCGTTTTGGTAATCCTAAAACAGTCATTGCTCGTGAATTTCCCGCTGACCATCACAACGAATTAATTATGATTGGTTCAACTGGCTTATCCGCCGTTGAGCGTTTAATGGTTGGTTCCGTCACAACTTATGTCAGTCGCAATGCAATTTGTGATGTCCTAATTGTTAAACCGGCAGCCAAAAAAGAAGACTAA
- a CDS encoding RluA family pseudouridine synthase: MTWTYQLTIPPSLNQQSIRTCLQTWLIPKRIQGQLRQTRRIQLNGAPTSIAQVVTTGDCLTLTFIPSDFRTPTSNYIAIATAPATILYQSSDLLVVDKPAGVKSHPNQPGETGSILNDLAATLQPTQQAPYMVHRLDQMTSGAMLVALNPVVVPILDRLISDKQIRRTYYAWVRGHFAAPTGHFTAPIGHDATDKRKRWVNTADAQPALTDYQVCATTAHQSLVKLTLHTGRTHQLRVHLAASDHPIIGDPLYDSQAESAPRLMLHAQLLDLQLPFSTTRVTVPAPLPAVFQSPATIDGY; this comes from the coding sequence ATGACCTGGACTTATCAACTTACCATCCCGCCTAGTTTGAATCAACAGTCGATTCGGACTTGTCTTCAGACTTGGCTGATTCCCAAGCGTATTCAGGGCCAGTTACGCCAAACGCGTCGAATCCAACTGAACGGTGCACCAACGTCGATTGCACAAGTCGTTACTACTGGTGATTGCCTGACGTTAACGTTTATCCCCAGTGACTTTCGGACCCCGACCTCGAACTATATTGCGATTGCCACGGCCCCAGCCACGATTTTATATCAAAGCAGCGATCTGTTAGTCGTCGATAAACCCGCTGGCGTGAAATCGCATCCTAATCAACCGGGTGAAACTGGATCAATTTTAAACGACCTAGCAGCCACACTCCAGCCAACTCAACAAGCCCCGTACATGGTTCACCGATTAGATCAAATGACCTCTGGTGCGATGCTAGTCGCATTGAACCCGGTTGTCGTCCCGATCCTGGACCGTTTAATCAGCGATAAGCAAATTCGCCGGACTTATTATGCTTGGGTACGTGGTCACTTTGCCGCGCCAACCGGGCATTTCACTGCACCAATCGGTCACGATGCTACCGACAAACGCAAACGCTGGGTCAACACGGCCGATGCACAACCAGCACTCACCGACTACCAAGTATGTGCAACCACCGCCCATCAGAGTTTAGTTAAACTGACCTTGCATACTGGCCGCACCCATCAGCTACGGGTCCACTTGGCCGCCAGTGACCACCCGATTATCGGTGATCCACTTTACGACTCGCAAGCGGAGTCGGCGCCCCGGCTGATGCTCCATGCCCAATTATTGGATTTGCAACTTCCGTTTAGCACCACACGGGTGACGGTACCGGCCCCACTGCCAGCGGTGTTTCAATCGCCAGCTACAATTGATGGGTATTAA
- a CDS encoding DUF2929 family protein — protein MKTTWLASLLVTIFWGAVLGLVVTYLGGAMVEALTATPIVREPLKGMAVGVVLAVMSGLLILVNEK, from the coding sequence ATGAAGACAACGTGGCTGGCTAGTTTACTAGTCACAATCTTTTGGGGCGCCGTACTGGGTCTCGTAGTAACATATTTAGGTGGTGCCATGGTCGAAGCTTTGACCGCGACCCCAATTGTTCGTGAGCCGCTCAAGGGCATGGCAGTGGGCGTTGTTTTGGCGGTGATGAGTGGGCTGTTGATATTGGTAAATGAAAAATAG
- a CDS encoding glycosyltransferase, with translation MKILLAVENLVMDGVKRATTVLGNALTSQADVAFYSLAQPRAFYELNAPLITARRPASNAVLNYFGAAPLTVYASQLADLLATLETGAYDAIILPGGLLTSFAPAIKRQLPRINVIAWMHNNIDVYLNQYYVQMQDELVAGLLAADTVVTLTDYDWEGYSRFNSHTVKIYNPPTMQARGQRADLAQHVIAYTGRIDMQHKGLDYLLTVARALPDDWQIAVAGSGPQAQMTTFYRLMDELGVRGRIIYRGALKDTELRQHYQRASVFMMTSRWEGMPLVMGEAMTMGLPIISMWNTGSAEYLQAGRHGVLTPARDVNQLINGLLPLLADQQQREIYAMRARQRSRDFTLSKIVRQWLALLTRQYVPQTVVESNWYADWSNEGQ, from the coding sequence ATGAAAATTTTACTAGCAGTTGAGAATTTAGTAATGGATGGCGTCAAGCGCGCAACGACCGTACTGGGCAATGCGTTGACGTCACAAGCAGACGTTGCCTTCTATTCGCTGGCCCAACCCCGAGCTTTTTATGAATTGAACGCGCCGTTAATTACTGCGCGGCGGCCGGCTAGTAATGCTGTGTTAAATTATTTTGGTGCGGCACCGTTAACTGTATATGCGTCCCAATTAGCAGACTTATTAGCTACTTTAGAGACGGGGGCGTATGATGCAATCATCTTACCAGGAGGGTTGCTAACGAGCTTTGCACCAGCAATTAAACGGCAATTGCCACGGATTAATGTGATTGCCTGGATGCATAATAATATTGATGTGTATTTGAATCAATATTATGTTCAGATGCAAGATGAACTCGTCGCCGGACTGCTGGCAGCCGATACGGTAGTGACATTAACGGACTATGATTGGGAAGGGTATTCGCGGTTTAACTCGCATACGGTTAAGATTTATAATCCACCGACAATGCAGGCGCGGGGGCAACGTGCGGATCTGGCGCAACATGTCATTGCCTATACGGGGCGCATTGATATGCAACATAAGGGCTTAGACTACTTATTAACTGTTGCGCGAGCGCTACCGGACGACTGGCAAATAGCAGTGGCGGGTTCTGGTCCGCAAGCTCAGATGACGACGTTTTACCGCTTGATGGATGAACTCGGTGTTCGTGGTCGGATTATTTATCGGGGGGCATTGAAGGATACAGAGTTAAGACAACATTATCAACGCGCCAGTGTCTTCATGATGACGTCGCGTTGGGAAGGTATGCCACTAGTCATGGGCGAGGCGATGACCATGGGGTTACCGATTATTTCGATGTGGAATACAGGTTCAGCTGAGTATTTACAGGCGGGGCGGCATGGTGTTCTGACACCAGCACGAGATGTTAATCAGTTGATAAATGGTTTGCTACCGCTATTAGCCGATCAGCAACAGCGAGAGATTTATGCGATGCGGGCGCGACAACGCAGTCGTGACTTTACGCTAAGTAAAATTGTCCGGCAGTGGTTGGCATTATTGACTCGTCAGTACGTGCCCCAAACAGTCGTTGAATCGAATTGGTACGCAGATTGGAGTAATGAGGGACAGTAA
- a CDS encoding phosphoketolase family protein gives MTTDYSSPAYLQKVDKYWRAANYLSVGQLYLKDNPLLQQPLKASDVKVHPIGHWGTIAGQNFIYAHLNRVINKYGLKMFYVEGPGHGGQVMVSNSYLDGTYTDIYPEITQDVEGMQKLFKQFSFPGGVASHAAPETPGSIHEGGELGYSISHGVGAILDNPDEIAAVVVGDGESETGPLATSWQSTKFINPINDGAVLPILNLNGFKISNPTIFGRTSDAKIKEYFESMNWEPIFVEGDDPEKVHPVLAKAMDEAVEKIKAIQKHARENDDATLPVWPMIVFRAPKGWTGPKSWDGDKIEGSFRAHQIPIPVDQNDMEHADALVDWLESYQPKELFNEDGSLKDDIKEIIPTGDSRMAANPITNGGVDPKALNLPNFRDYAVDTSKEGANVKQDMLVWSDYLRDVIKKNPDNFRLFGPDETMSNRLYGVFETTNRQWMEDIHPDSDQYEAPAGRVLDAQLSEHQAEGWLEGYVLTGRHGLFASYEAFLRVVDSMLTQHFKWLRKANELDWRKKYPSLNIIAASTVFQQDHNGYTHQDPGALTHLAEKKPEYIREYLPADANTLLAVGDVIFRSQEKINYVVTSKHPRQQWFSIEEAKQLVDNGLGIIDWASTDQGSEPDIVFAAAGTEPTLETLAAIQLLHDSFPEMKIRFVNVVDILKLRSPEKDPRGLSDAEFDHYFTKDKPVVFAFHGYEDLVRDIFFDRHNHNLYVHGYRENGDITTPFDVRVMNQMDRFDLAKTAIAAQPAMENTGAAFVQSMDNMLAKHNAYIRDAGTDLPEVNDWQWKGLK, from the coding sequence ATGACAACAGATTACTCATCACCAGCATATTTGCAAAAAGTTGATAAGTACTGGCGGGCAGCCAACTACTTATCAGTTGGGCAACTTTATTTAAAAGATAATCCATTATTACAACAGCCATTGAAGGCCAGTGACGTTAAGGTTCATCCAATTGGTCACTGGGGGACGATTGCCGGTCAAAACTTTATCTACGCGCACCTTAACCGGGTTATTAACAAGTACGGTTTGAAGATGTTCTACGTTGAAGGTCCAGGTCATGGTGGTCAAGTGATGGTTTCAAACTCTTATCTTGACGGTACTTACACCGATATTTATCCAGAAATTACGCAGGATGTTGAAGGAATGCAGAAACTCTTCAAGCAATTCTCATTCCCAGGTGGGGTTGCTTCCCATGCGGCACCTGAAACACCTGGTTCAATCCACGAAGGTGGCGAACTAGGTTACTCAATTTCACACGGGGTTGGGGCAATTCTTGACAATCCTGACGAAATTGCAGCGGTCGTTGTTGGTGATGGGGAATCCGAAACGGGTCCATTAGCAACTTCATGGCAATCAACGAAGTTCATTAACCCAATCAATGACGGGGCAGTGTTACCAATCTTGAACTTAAATGGTTTTAAGATTTCTAACCCAACGATTTTTGGTCGGACTTCTGATGCTAAGATTAAGGAATACTTCGAAAGCATGAACTGGGAACCAATCTTCGTTGAAGGTGACGATCCTGAAAAGGTTCACCCAGTCTTAGCTAAAGCCATGGATGAAGCCGTTGAAAAGATCAAGGCAATCCAGAAGCATGCTCGTGAAAATGACGATGCGACGTTGCCAGTATGGCCAATGATCGTTTTCCGTGCACCTAAGGGCTGGACTGGTCCTAAGTCATGGGACGGCGATAAGATTGAAGGTTCATTCCGGGCCCATCAAATTCCGATTCCTGTTGATCAAAATGACATGGAACATGCGGACGCTTTAGTTGATTGGCTTGAATCATATCAACCAAAGGAACTCTTCAATGAAGATGGTTCTTTGAAGGATGATATTAAAGAAATTATTCCTACTGGGGACAGTCGGATGGCAGCTAACCCAATCACCAATGGTGGGGTTGATCCGAAAGCCTTGAACTTACCAAACTTCCGGGATTATGCGGTCGATACGTCCAAGGAAGGCGCGAATGTTAAGCAAGATATGCTTGTTTGGTCAGACTATTTGCGGGATGTCATCAAGAAGAATCCTGATAACTTCCGGTTGTTCGGACCTGATGAAACCATGTCTAACCGCTTATATGGTGTCTTCGAAACCACTAATCGTCAATGGATGGAAGACATTCATCCAGATAGTGACCAATATGAAGCTCCAGCTGGCCGGGTCTTAGATGCTCAGTTATCTGAACACCAAGCTGAAGGTTGGTTAGAAGGTTACGTCTTAACTGGACGTCATGGGTTATTTGCCAGTTATGAAGCCTTCCTACGCGTTGTGGACTCAATGTTGACGCAACACTTCAAGTGGTTACGTAAAGCCAATGAACTTGATTGGCGTAAAAAGTACCCATCACTTAACATTATCGCGGCTTCAACTGTATTCCAACAAGACCATAATGGTTACACCCACCAAGATCCAGGTGCGTTGACTCATTTGGCCGAAAAGAAACCAGAATACATTCGCGAATATTTACCAGCCGATGCCAACACGTTATTAGCTGTCGGTGACGTCATTTTCCGGAGCCAAGAAAAGATCAACTACGTGGTTACGTCAAAACACCCACGTCAACAATGGTTCAGCATTGAAGAAGCTAAACAATTAGTTGACAATGGTCTTGGTATCATTGACTGGGCAAGCACGGATCAAGGTAGCGAACCAGACATCGTCTTTGCAGCTGCTGGGACGGAACCAACGCTTGAAACGTTGGCTGCCATCCAATTACTACACGACAGTTTCCCAGAGATGAAGATTCGTTTCGTGAACGTGGTCGACATCTTGAAGTTGCGTAGTCCTGAAAAGGATCCACGGGGCTTGTCAGATGCTGAATTTGACCATTACTTTACTAAGGACAAACCAGTGGTCTTTGCTTTCCACGGTTACGAAGATTTAGTTCGTGACATCTTCTTCGATCGTCACAACCATAACTTATACGTCCACGGTTACCGTGAAAATGGTGATATTACCACACCATTCGACGTACGGGTCATGAACCAAATGGATCGTTTCGACTTAGCTAAGACGGCGATTGCGGCGCAACCAGCAATGGAAAACACCGGTGCGGCCTTTGTTCAATCCATGGATAACATGCTTGCTAAACACAATGCATACATTCGGGATGCCGGAACCGATTTGCCAGAAGTTAATGATTGGCAATGGAAGGGTTTAAAATAA
- a CDS encoding alpha/beta hydrolase, giving the protein MALIRINFMAASLHRTVPLIVCLPTDKLVPDEQGRPQPVQGPFATLYLLHGILGSEIDWISGTRIQRWADERNLAVVMPAGENSFYTDHPWTGEAYSQFVGQELVDFTRRTFPLSHHRRHTFIGGLSMGGYGALYNGLKFHDTFGAIVSLSAGLNVRPGMEILPQAPQWFAETAAYQHGVFGPDLAAAGRSALNPQVLVTQLLTAHVELPAIFMAIGDRDGLKPVNDEFDQFLTTQRVPHEYLIGSGAHEWDFWDRYLLKALNWLPLTNQGAGVNSGHIKAN; this is encoded by the coding sequence ATGGCATTGATTCGGATTAATTTTATGGCGGCCAGTTTACACCGGACGGTTCCACTGATTGTATGTCTGCCAACGGATAAATTAGTTCCAGATGAGCAGGGCAGACCGCAACCCGTCCAGGGGCCGTTTGCAACTTTGTATTTGTTACATGGCATTTTAGGTAGTGAGATTGATTGGATCAGTGGAACGCGGATTCAGCGATGGGCGGATGAACGTAATCTAGCGGTCGTAATGCCGGCTGGTGAAAATAGCTTTTACACCGATCATCCTTGGACAGGAGAAGCGTATAGTCAGTTTGTTGGCCAAGAATTAGTTGATTTCACCCGGCGAACATTTCCATTATCGCATCATCGTCGGCACACTTTCATTGGTGGTTTGTCGATGGGTGGTTACGGTGCGCTGTATAACGGGTTAAAATTTCACGACACTTTTGGCGCAATCGTGAGTTTGTCAGCCGGGCTGAATGTGCGGCCGGGTATGGAAATATTGCCGCAAGCACCCCAGTGGTTTGCCGAAACGGCGGCGTATCAGCACGGAGTATTCGGCCCGGACTTAGCGGCTGCGGGACGTTCAGCGTTGAATCCACAAGTACTGGTTACACAATTGTTGACGGCCCACGTCGAGTTACCTGCAATTTTCATGGCTATTGGTGATCGTGATGGCTTGAAGCCAGTGAACGATGAATTTGACCAATTCTTGACGACACAACGGGTGCCACATGAGTATCTAATTGGTTCTGGGGCCCATGAATGGGATTTTTGGGATCGTTATCTATTAAAAGCGCTGAACTGGTTGCCGTTAACGAATCAAGGTGCTGGAGTCAATTCTGGGCATATCAAAGCAAACTAA
- a CDS encoding GntR family transcriptional regulator yields MADLVYQQVITDLNKRIMANEFVDKKLPDERSLSEQYQVSRSSIKRALNVLASKGLIFKKRGSGTFINPLYLKNQSSFKYEGTNLGITDSLNTEGAQPSIQLLDFRVIPASQELQQDLFLTADEFVYEIKRLRLLDDQPFMIESGYIPIKLVPQLNRQVVSGSIFNYVQETLHAAVTKSFLSIAADASNTNDQELLHLQPNEPVGLMSGIFFLDDGTPFEVSNMRLHYQYMKYTTFVSTNS; encoded by the coding sequence ATGGCTGACTTAGTGTATCAACAAGTCATCACCGATCTTAATAAGCGCATCATGGCGAATGAATTTGTTGATAAGAAGCTTCCAGATGAACGGAGTCTTAGCGAACAGTATCAGGTGAGCCGCAGTTCAATTAAGCGGGCACTCAATGTACTGGCCAGTAAAGGCTTGATTTTCAAGAAGCGGGGTTCGGGAACGTTCATTAATCCATTATATCTTAAAAATCAATCTTCATTTAAGTACGAGGGCACAAATTTAGGAATTACGGATAGTTTAAATACTGAGGGTGCTCAACCCAGTATTCAATTATTAGACTTTCGCGTCATTCCTGCAAGTCAAGAGTTGCAACAAGACTTATTTTTAACGGCTGACGAGTTTGTTTATGAAATCAAACGACTGCGATTACTTGATGATCAGCCCTTCATGATTGAGAGTGGCTACATTCCAATCAAGCTTGTGCCGCAGTTGAATCGGCAAGTGGTCAGTGGTTCAATCTTTAATTATGTACAGGAAACATTGCATGCGGCCGTGACTAAGTCGTTTCTATCAATTGCGGCGGATGCATCGAATACGAATGATCAGGAACTGTTGCACTTGCAACCTAATGAGCCAGTGGGACTAATGAGTGGAATCTTCTTCTTAGATGATGGGACCCCCTTCGAAGTTTCTAATATGCGGCTTCATTATCAGTATATGAAGTATACGACGTTTGTTTCGACGAATAGTTAG
- the ybaK gene encoding Cys-tRNA(Pro) deacylase, producing MSKKKKKDQLGKTLVEKILDKANISYQQYEFPTETEGDVQQLQVDHLGVDEHHIYKTLALIGNKTGPIVGVLPLDEHLSYKKLAKLSGNKKVGMIPLKDLERTTGYQHGANTPVGIWETKKFPIYLDETAKQQGKILVSSGKIGRSIEIDADDLRKLVHGTFGPITE from the coding sequence ATGTCTAAAAAGAAGAAAAAAGATCAATTAGGTAAAACACTTGTCGAAAAGATTCTGGATAAGGCCAACATTAGCTACCAACAATACGAGTTTCCAACCGAAACGGAAGGTGATGTCCAACAGTTGCAGGTCGATCACCTCGGTGTTGACGAGCATCATATCTACAAAACCTTAGCGTTAATTGGTAACAAGACCGGCCCCATCGTTGGTGTCCTGCCGTTAGATGAACACCTGAGCTACAAAAAATTAGCCAAGCTATCGGGCAATAAAAAGGTCGGCATGATTCCATTAAAAGACTTGGAGCGGACGACTGGTTATCAACATGGTGCGAATACCCCCGTCGGCATTTGGGAGACTAAGAAATTCCCAATCTATCTTGACGAAACGGCTAAGCAACAAGGCAAAATTCTGGTATCTTCCGGTAAAATCGGTCGTTCGATTGAAATTGACGCTGATGATTTACGCAAACTTGTTCACGGCACTTTTGGCCCAATAACGGAGTAA
- a CDS encoding HD domain-containing protein, translated as MITEGQLRAIQTYALRQLAQDHSGHGSDHLQRVNRLARRLAQAEGANLNLTLAAAWLHDVIDDKLMADPIKAHQDLANQLTSLHVTPADQAAIFDIIDHMSFSKSFNGVQKLSLEGQIVQDADRLDAIGAIGIARALYYSGHVGEKIYDPTIAPREQLTRDQYRNQPGTAINHFYEKLFKLADLMNTASAKTLAAHRTTVMHQFVDQFKAEWTADDEA; from the coding sequence ATGATAACGGAGGGGCAATTAAGAGCAATTCAAACTTACGCTTTGCGGCAACTCGCCCAGGATCACAGTGGCCATGGTAGCGATCATTTACAGCGGGTCAACCGCTTGGCACGACGCCTTGCACAAGCTGAGGGGGCTAACTTGAATTTGACCTTGGCGGCCGCATGGCTACATGATGTGATCGATGATAAGTTAATGGCAGACCCGATTAAGGCCCATCAAGATTTGGCTAATCAGTTGACTAGTCTGCACGTCACACCGGCCGATCAGGCGGCGATTTTTGATATTATTGACCACATGTCATTTAGTAAATCCTTCAACGGAGTGCAAAAATTGAGTCTGGAAGGTCAAATCGTTCAGGATGCAGACCGATTGGATGCAATTGGCGCCATTGGAATTGCACGGGCGCTTTATTATTCAGGACACGTCGGCGAGAAAATCTATGATCCAACGATTGCGCCTCGTGAACAGTTGACGCGCGATCAATATCGCAATCAGCCCGGGACGGCCATCAATCATTTTTATGAAAAACTATTCAAGTTAGCAGATCTAATGAATACGGCGTCTGCCAAGACCTTAGCAGCGCACCGAACGACGGTGATGCACCAATTTGTCGATCAGTTTAAAGCTGAGTGGACGGCGGATGACGAAGCGTGA
- a CDS encoding LytR/AlgR family response regulator transcription factor, which translates to MKVFISDDQEQQRLWLNDIITAQLEALHFNYELVSAWQPTDVLAAVKKGGGPNLYFLDIVLQREINGIQLASKIRDYDPDGFVVYVTVRDDMMPDTLNAMTTPTGFISKTNMFNKEKFVPQVQQILQVVKKRLVTLQQSVEPTLTLRSGALLLTLKLKDIIYCEKEHGLRTTRIVTTTQSYVVHKNLNTIKEQLTAMQFFNEFQSYALNLDHVITVDFNKGIISMDNRDHLTFSRGTIKKLRAYYQIQE; encoded by the coding sequence ATGAAGGTGTTTATCAGTGACGATCAAGAACAGCAACGTCTCTGGCTAAATGACATCATTACGGCGCAGCTCGAGGCATTGCATTTTAATTATGAGCTAGTCTCGGCGTGGCAGCCAACTGACGTGTTAGCAGCGGTGAAAAAGGGTGGCGGACCAAATCTTTATTTTTTAGATATTGTTTTACAGCGTGAAATTAATGGCATTCAATTGGCCTCAAAAATTCGTGATTATGATCCTGATGGTTTTGTCGTCTATGTGACGGTGCGGGATGATATGATGCCGGATACGTTGAATGCGATGACGACGCCCACTGGGTTTATCTCAAAAACAAATATGTTCAATAAAGAAAAATTTGTGCCACAAGTACAACAGATCCTTCAAGTCGTCAAAAAACGGTTAGTGACGTTACAACAATCGGTCGAACCGACTTTGACCTTACGAAGTGGCGCGTTATTATTAACATTGAAGCTCAAAGATATTATTTACTGTGAGAAGGAACACGGGTTACGGACAACACGAATTGTTACGACAACCCAGTCCTATGTCGTACATAAGAATTTAAACACGATTAAAGAACAACTTACAGCAATGCAATTTTTCAATGAGTTTCAAAGTTATGCCCTGAATCTTGATCATGTCATTACGGTTGACTTTAATAAGGGAATCATTAGCATGGACAACCGGGATCACCTGACCTTCAGTCGGGGGACTATCAAGAAATTACGGGCATATTATCAAATACAGGAATAG
- a CDS encoding DUF1836 domain-containing protein: MAANETYADWQVRMGKVILPKWTELPNFDLYMDQVLLLINETLQPLGADPVTAAMINNYVKHKVILSPVKKKYQIMQLADIIVISLLKPSYPLDKIRQGIDQVTATGYPKRAYDNFITVLTNQLHHPDDPITVSDQDLSHSLTTAAAQLIVNKLRTDELLRLNQAQTKPQQIEK, encoded by the coding sequence ATGGCAGCTAATGAGACTTACGCCGACTGGCAGGTTCGGATGGGAAAAGTAATCTTGCCTAAATGGACCGAATTACCAAATTTTGATTTATATATGGATCAGGTGCTACTGTTAATCAATGAGACGTTGCAGCCATTAGGTGCCGATCCAGTTACTGCTGCGATGATTAATAATTATGTTAAACACAAAGTAATCTTGTCGCCAGTAAAGAAAAAATATCAAATTATGCAGTTGGCTGATATTATCGTGATTAGTTTGCTGAAACCAAGTTATCCATTGGACAAAATTCGGCAGGGGATTGATCAAGTAACCGCCACGGGTTATCCTAAGCGGGCTTATGATAATTTTATCACGGTACTAACAAACCAGCTCCATCATCCTGATGATCCGATTACAGTTTCCGACCAGGACCTCAGCCATAGTCTAACTACGGCGGCGGCCCAGCTAATTGTTAATAAACTACGGACGGACGAGTTGTTACGGCTCAACCAAGCACAGACCAAACCGCAACAAATTGAAAAGTAA
- a CDS encoding Hsp20/alpha crystallin family protein gives MRQQLLGHHLDDLLKPTKLLKRAHREAENVLNAHVGMKTDVVEHDDDYTVTAELPGFDKEAITVNYADEWLTIRAHRSQDDRNDDGRMLHRERMDADFTRKFLLMNVNRNQIQAHYQAGLLTVTLPKTVADSEGKIEVQ, from the coding sequence ATGCGCCAGCAACTATTAGGTCATCATTTAGATGACTTGCTAAAACCAACTAAGTTATTAAAGCGGGCTCACCGGGAAGCGGAGAACGTTTTAAATGCACACGTCGGTATGAAAACGGACGTGGTTGAACATGATGATGATTACACAGTGACGGCCGAATTACCCGGTTTTGATAAGGAAGCCATTACTGTTAACTATGCTGACGAGTGGCTAACCATTCGAGCGCATCGGTCGCAAGACGATCGTAATGATGATGGTCGCATGCTACATCGCGAACGAATGGATGCGGACTTTACCCGGAAGTTCCTTCTGATGAATGTGAACCGTAACCAGATTCAGGCGCACTATCAAGCTGGACTGCTGACCGTAACGTTACCAAAAACGGTTGCGGACAGTGAAGGTAAGATTGAAGTACAATAA